One window of Klebsiella quasivariicola genomic DNA carries:
- a CDS encoding cation-transporting P-type ATPase, whose amino-acid sequence MNTDKPGAPYYQRSVEETLASVQSTPEGISGAEAATRLQQYGENALPQKPGKPAWLRFIVHFNDVLIYVLLAAALLKAVMGHWIDMSVILAVAVVNALIGFIQESNAEKSLQSIRNMLSSEAVVIRQGNHETIPTTSLVPGDIVVIRAGDRIPADLRVTEAHNLRVEEAILTGESTVVEKTTEPLSGDLPLGDRSNLLFSGTTVSSGAGKGIVVATGGDTELGHINQMMAGIEKHRTPLLVQMDKLGKAIFILILVMMAALFVFSLLFRDMPVSELMLSLISLAVASVPEGLPAIISIILSLGVQAMARQKAIIRKLPTVETLGAMTVICSDKTGTLTMNEMTVKAVITADSVYRVEGDSYEPVGKIHAIDDPTPVTIAPGSLFERYLRTIDLCNDSQLIKEESGLWKITGGPTEGALKVLAAKVTLPPLTSELRSKIPFDSQYKYMSTLYRLGEEEVVLVTGAPDVLFRLCQYQQSDSGLQPLDLPYWEGKIEEYAREGLRMVAAAWKPAAAGQTELTHQDLQQGVILLGVAGMMDPPRPEAITAIADCLQAGIRVKMITGDHPQTAMSIGKMLGIGNAGNAITGRELEVMDDAQLSVAAQQFDIFARTSPEDKFRLVQALQSKKEIVGMTGDGVNDAPALKQADVGVAMGIKGTEVTKEAADMVLTDDNFATIASAVREGRRVYDNLKKTILFVMPTNLAQGLLIVIALLAGNVLPLTPVLILWMNMATSATLSFGLAFEAGEKNIMRRPPRDPKLHVMDGFAIWRVAFVGSMIAVSAFILEAWLQPRGYSPEFIRTVLLQTLVTAQWFYMLNCRVSDGFSLTKGLLANKGIWVVSGVLLVLQLLIIYAPFMQMLFGTTGLPFRYWVITFIIGFAMFLIVELEKPLTRKWRSA is encoded by the coding sequence ATGAATACAGATAAACCGGGCGCGCCCTACTATCAGCGCTCCGTTGAGGAGACGCTCGCCAGCGTGCAGAGTACGCCGGAGGGGATTAGTGGAGCAGAAGCGGCCACGCGCCTGCAGCAGTATGGCGAAAACGCCCTGCCGCAGAAGCCGGGTAAACCCGCCTGGCTGCGTTTTATTGTGCATTTTAACGATGTGCTGATCTACGTCCTGCTGGCAGCGGCGTTGCTGAAGGCGGTGATGGGCCACTGGATCGACATGTCGGTGATCCTCGCGGTAGCGGTGGTCAATGCGCTGATCGGCTTCATTCAGGAGAGTAATGCGGAAAAATCGCTGCAGAGTATCCGCAATATGCTGTCCAGCGAGGCGGTGGTGATCCGCCAGGGCAACCATGAAACCATCCCCACCACCTCGCTGGTACCCGGCGATATCGTGGTGATCCGCGCCGGCGACCGTATCCCCGCCGATTTACGCGTGACTGAGGCGCACAACCTGCGGGTGGAAGAGGCCATTCTCACCGGCGAGTCGACGGTGGTGGAGAAAACCACCGAGCCGCTAAGCGGCGATTTACCGCTCGGCGATCGCAGCAACCTGTTGTTTTCCGGGACCACCGTCAGCTCCGGCGCGGGGAAAGGCATTGTAGTGGCCACCGGCGGCGACACCGAGCTGGGCCACATCAACCAGATGATGGCGGGCATTGAGAAACACCGCACGCCGCTGCTGGTACAAATGGACAAGCTGGGCAAAGCCATCTTTATCCTCATTCTGGTGATGATGGCGGCGCTGTTCGTCTTTAGTCTGCTGTTCCGCGATATGCCGGTTTCTGAACTGATGCTGTCGCTGATCAGCCTCGCGGTGGCGTCGGTTCCGGAAGGATTGCCGGCGATTATCTCGATTATTCTGTCGCTCGGCGTGCAGGCGATGGCCCGCCAGAAGGCGATTATCCGCAAGCTGCCGACGGTGGAAACCCTCGGCGCGATGACGGTGATCTGCTCGGATAAAACCGGGACCCTGACCATGAACGAAATGACGGTGAAGGCGGTGATCACCGCGGACAGCGTCTATCGGGTGGAAGGGGACAGCTATGAGCCGGTCGGTAAGATCCACGCCATTGACGACCCGACGCCGGTCACGATCGCGCCTGGCTCGCTGTTCGAGCGCTATCTGCGCACCATCGATCTGTGTAACGACAGCCAGCTTATTAAAGAGGAGAGCGGACTGTGGAAAATCACCGGTGGCCCGACCGAAGGGGCGCTGAAGGTGCTGGCGGCGAAGGTCACTCTGCCGCCGCTGACCAGCGAACTGCGCAGTAAAATTCCTTTTGATTCGCAATATAAATACATGTCGACTCTCTACCGGCTGGGTGAAGAGGAGGTGGTGCTGGTTACCGGCGCGCCGGATGTCCTGTTCCGCCTGTGCCAGTATCAGCAAAGCGACAGCGGATTGCAGCCGCTGGATCTGCCGTACTGGGAAGGCAAAATTGAAGAGTACGCCCGGGAAGGGCTACGGATGGTGGCCGCGGCCTGGAAGCCAGCTGCCGCAGGCCAGACCGAACTGACCCATCAGGATCTGCAGCAAGGGGTGATTTTGCTAGGGGTCGCCGGGATGATGGATCCGCCGCGGCCGGAGGCCATCACGGCGATTGCCGACTGCCTGCAGGCCGGGATCCGCGTGAAAATGATCACCGGCGACCACCCGCAAACGGCGATGAGCATCGGCAAGATGCTGGGGATTGGCAATGCGGGAAATGCCATTACCGGGCGCGAGCTGGAGGTGATGGACGACGCGCAGCTGAGTGTGGCCGCGCAGCAGTTTGATATCTTCGCCCGCACCAGCCCGGAAGATAAGTTCCGCCTGGTGCAGGCCCTGCAGAGCAAGAAAGAGATTGTCGGGATGACCGGCGATGGGGTGAACGATGCCCCGGCGCTGAAGCAGGCTGATGTCGGCGTGGCGATGGGGATCAAGGGGACCGAGGTGACCAAGGAAGCCGCCGATATGGTGCTGACCGATGATAACTTCGCCACCATCGCCAGCGCGGTCCGCGAGGGGCGTCGGGTGTATGACAACCTGAAGAAAACCATTCTCTTCGTCATGCCGACCAACCTTGCCCAGGGGTTACTGATCGTGATCGCGCTGCTGGCGGGCAACGTGCTGCCGCTGACGCCGGTGCTGATCCTGTGGATGAACATGGCCACCTCGGCCACGCTGTCGTTTGGCCTGGCGTTTGAAGCCGGCGAGAAAAATATCATGCGACGACCACCGCGCGACCCCAAACTGCACGTGATGGACGGCTTTGCCATCTGGCGCGTGGCGTTTGTGGGATCGATGATTGCGGTCAGCGCCTTTATTCTCGAGGCCTGGCTGCAGCCGCGCGGCTATTCGCCAGAGTTTATCCGGACCGTGCTGCTGCAGACCCTGGTCACCGCCCAGTGGTTCTATATGCTGAACTGCCGCGTGTCGGATGGCTTCTCGTTAACCAAAGGTCTGCTGGCCAACAAAGGGATCTGGGTGGTTAGCGGTGTGCTGCTGGTCCTGCAGCTGCTGATTATCTATGCGCCGTTTATGCAGATGCTGTTCGGCACCACCGGACTGCCGTTCCGCTACTGGGTGATCACCTTTATCATCGGTTTCGCCATGTTCCTGATCGTCGAACTGGAAAAGCCGCTGACCCGCAAATGGCGTTCCGCCTGA
- a CDS encoding universal stress protein: protein MYKNIVVPVDVFDAGLADKALSHAKFLAQHSAGQIHLVHVIPAFSPVLTRGFISDARKMEEHLLNTAKEKLNELVKKNGLAEDASHLYVRSGNIRDQVITLADELKADVVIVGSRNPGIQTHLLGSEAANIVRYAHVPVFVVR from the coding sequence ATGTATAAAAATATCGTTGTTCCCGTTGACGTGTTTGATGCAGGCCTGGCTGACAAAGCGCTCTCTCATGCGAAATTCCTTGCTCAGCACTCCGCCGGGCAAATTCATCTTGTCCATGTTATTCCTGCCTTTTCTCCTGTATTAACCCGCGGATTTATCTCGGACGCCCGAAAGATGGAGGAGCATTTGCTTAATACCGCTAAGGAAAAACTGAATGAGCTGGTGAAGAAAAATGGCCTTGCGGAAGACGCCAGCCATCTTTATGTGCGTAGTGGCAATATTCGCGATCAAGTGATCACCCTGGCCGATGAGCTGAAAGCGGATGTAGTGATTGTCGGCTCGCGCAATCCGGGGATCCAGACGCACCTGCTCGGCTCTGAAGCGGCAAATATCGTGCGCTATGCCCATGTCCCGGTGTTCGTTGTCCGCTGA
- a CDS encoding efflux RND transporter periplasmic adaptor subunit has protein sequence MNRYFSLIPVVILLTTACDQKAPSVESAPRMVKVAQVTAVGNTQQRTFPARIESGDATELSFKRGGQVESLDIRQGATITEGQTLARLNAREAQQRVNERQTAATLAQRQFDRFQTLAGRQAISQAEMDVQRANRDAANAALKIAREELAQMSLTAPFGGIAAGVHIRNHQVVAAGQPVITLTRTDLLDVVFSIPENLFTSLDIRNTAYRPVVRINTLPGREFTAEYKEHTGSSDISTLTWQIILTMPRPDDFPTVGGVSGTVTVNLGNLPVSAGRDALVVPVEAVFNPDNRPKNEPVVWVVKGDNAHQYLEERRVTVGEVTSQGVTITEGLRAGEHVVAAGVSELHDRQPVRIWTRERGL, from the coding sequence GTGAACCGTTATTTTTCTCTCATCCCGGTTGTTATTTTATTAACAACCGCTTGCGATCAAAAAGCACCTTCCGTTGAGTCTGCCCCACGCATGGTTAAGGTGGCGCAAGTCACCGCCGTGGGCAACACCCAGCAGCGAACGTTTCCGGCACGCATTGAGTCTGGCGACGCCACCGAGCTGTCGTTTAAGCGGGGCGGCCAGGTGGAATCGCTGGATATTCGTCAGGGCGCCACCATCACCGAGGGACAAACGCTGGCGCGTCTGAATGCCCGCGAGGCCCAGCAGCGGGTCAATGAGCGACAAACGGCGGCCACCCTCGCCCAGCGTCAGTTCGACCGCTTCCAGACTTTGGCCGGGCGCCAGGCGATCTCCCAGGCGGAGATGGACGTGCAGCGCGCCAATCGCGATGCCGCCAACGCGGCCTTAAAAATCGCCCGTGAAGAGCTGGCGCAAATGAGCCTCACCGCGCCCTTCGGCGGGATTGCCGCCGGCGTGCATATCCGTAATCATCAGGTGGTCGCTGCCGGTCAGCCGGTGATCACCCTGACGCGCACCGACCTGCTGGACGTGGTTTTCAGTATTCCGGAAAATCTGTTCACCTCGCTGGATATCCGCAATACCGCCTACCGCCCCGTCGTCAGGATCAATACTCTGCCGGGCCGTGAGTTTACCGCGGAATACAAAGAGCATACCGGCAGCAGCGATATCAGCACCCTCACCTGGCAGATCATTTTAACCATGCCGCGGCCGGATGACTTTCCCACCGTCGGCGGGGTCAGCGGCACCGTGACGGTCAATCTCGGCAATTTACCGGTCAGCGCCGGACGGGATGCCCTTGTGGTACCGGTGGAGGCGGTGTTTAACCCCGATAACCGACCGAAGAATGAACCGGTTGTCTGGGTGGTAAAAGGCGACAACGCACATCAATACCTTGAAGAGCGCAGGGTCACGGTCGGGGAAGTGACCTCGCAGGGCGTGACGATCACCGAAGGACTCCGCGCGGGTGAACACGTGGTGGCGGCGGGGGTAAGTGAACTCCACGACCGGCAGCCGGTGCGGATCTGGACGCGTGAACGAGGATTATAG
- a CDS encoding efflux RND transporter permease subunit, translated as MDISRQFINNPTRVWLAILLLGVGGLFALLNIGRLEDPAFTIKMAVIVTHYPGASAQQVEEEVTLPLENAIQQLPSLDNVSSISSNGLSQITVNIASQYHSSELPQIWDELRRRVGDASRLFPPGVVPPFVNDDFGDVFGFFFAISGDSFTNPELVRYAEQLRRELVLVPGVGKVALGGAISPQINVDISLAKMAARGITLNQLAAILARLNVVSSAGEIRAGSESIRLHPTGEFQNLDELGDLLVSPHGASATTRLRDIATLSRGLSDSPASIYHAKGRQAVTMGVSFIPGVNVIDVGHALEARLQQMSADKPAGIDIAIFYDQAAEVAHSVNGFIINFLMALAIVVGVLLVFMGVRSGIIIALSLALNVLGTLLIMYIWGIELQRISLGALIIALSMLVDNAIVIVEGVLIARQQGSPLLGAINYVIRRSALPLLGATIIAILAFAPIGLSQDSTGEYCKSLFQVLLISLMLSWFSALTITPVLIKWWLFKNAPPAAIAEEKADPYRGRFYRGYQQTLRILLQQKTLTLVLMGALLAGAIWGFTFVRQNFFPSSNTPIFFVDLWLPYGTDINATEQMTRDIERSIASQPGVVTTVSTIGQGSMRFILTYSGQRQYSNYAQIMVRMDDQRSIAPVTRHVETWIARNYPQVNASTKRIMFGPSGDSAIEVRIKGPDPDTLRMLASQVGDILAADPATDSVRNDWQNRSKVIRPQYSPALGRELGVDKQDIDNALEMNFSGSRAGLYREGADLLPVIVRPPQAERQDANHLNNVLVWSQSRQQYIPLSNVINGFSLEWEDPLILRRDRTRVLTVQTDPSPQSGQTSGDILARVKPRIDALPLPHGYRIEWGGDAENSSEAQQGLFTTLPLGYLVMFIITVLMFSSLKNAVAIWLTVPLALIGVTPGFLLTGIPFGFMALIGLLSLSGMLIRNGIVLVEEIEQQKQEKDQRQAIIDAATSRLRPILLTAFTTVLGLAPLLRDVFFQSMAVVIMFGLAFATVLTLLVLPVIYACFHHKDMTPQR; from the coding sequence ATGGACATTTCCCGTCAGTTTATTAACAACCCGACCCGCGTCTGGTTAGCCATTTTGCTGTTGGGGGTGGGTGGCCTGTTCGCCCTGCTCAATATCGGCCGCCTGGAAGATCCGGCCTTCACCATCAAAATGGCAGTGATCGTCACCCATTACCCGGGCGCGTCTGCCCAGCAGGTGGAGGAAGAGGTGACCCTGCCGCTGGAAAACGCTATCCAGCAGCTTCCCTCGCTGGATAACGTCAGCTCCATCTCGTCGAATGGCTTATCGCAAATTACGGTGAATATCGCCTCGCAGTACCATTCCAGCGAACTGCCGCAAATCTGGGATGAGCTGCGCCGCCGCGTCGGGGACGCCAGCCGGCTTTTTCCCCCGGGGGTGGTGCCCCCTTTCGTCAACGATGACTTTGGCGATGTGTTTGGCTTTTTTTTCGCTATCTCGGGCGACAGTTTCACCAACCCCGAGCTGGTGCGCTATGCCGAGCAGCTGCGCCGGGAGCTGGTTCTGGTACCGGGGGTCGGTAAAGTCGCCCTTGGCGGCGCTATCTCGCCGCAGATCAATGTGGATATCTCGCTGGCGAAAATGGCAGCGCGCGGGATCACCCTTAACCAGCTTGCCGCTATCCTGGCCCGGCTCAATGTGGTCTCCAGCGCCGGGGAGATCCGCGCCGGCAGCGAATCGATCCGTCTCCACCCCACCGGGGAGTTTCAGAACCTCGATGAACTGGGGGATCTGCTGGTCAGCCCGCATGGCGCCAGCGCCACCACCCGACTGCGGGATATTGCCACGCTGTCGCGCGGGCTGAGCGACTCGCCCGCCAGTATCTATCATGCCAAAGGCCGCCAGGCGGTGACCATGGGGGTCTCGTTTATCCCTGGCGTTAACGTCATTGACGTGGGGCATGCCCTCGAAGCCCGACTTCAGCAGATGTCGGCCGATAAACCAGCGGGTATCGACATCGCCATTTTTTACGATCAGGCGGCAGAGGTCGCCCACTCGGTCAATGGCTTTATTATCAACTTCCTGATGGCCCTGGCGATTGTCGTCGGCGTGCTGCTGGTATTTATGGGGGTGCGCAGCGGGATCATTATTGCATTGTCGCTGGCGCTCAACGTCCTCGGCACCCTGCTTATCATGTACATCTGGGGGATCGAGCTACAGCGGATCTCCCTCGGGGCGCTGATCATCGCCCTGAGTATGCTGGTGGACAACGCCATTGTGATTGTCGAAGGGGTGCTGATCGCCCGCCAGCAAGGCTCGCCGCTGCTGGGTGCGATTAACTATGTGATCCGCCGCTCCGCCCTGCCGCTGCTCGGCGCGACGATCATCGCCATCCTCGCCTTCGCGCCGATTGGCCTCTCGCAGGACTCCACCGGGGAGTATTGTAAATCCCTGTTCCAGGTGCTGCTGATCTCCCTGATGCTGAGCTGGTTTTCCGCGCTGACCATCACCCCGGTGCTCATTAAGTGGTGGTTGTTTAAAAACGCCCCGCCGGCCGCCATCGCGGAGGAAAAAGCCGATCCCTACCGCGGCCGCTTCTATCGCGGCTATCAGCAGACGCTGCGAATACTGCTGCAGCAAAAGACCCTGACGCTGGTGCTGATGGGCGCGCTGTTAGCCGGGGCAATCTGGGGCTTCACCTTCGTCCGGCAGAATTTCTTTCCGTCATCGAATACGCCCATTTTCTTTGTCGACCTGTGGCTGCCCTACGGGACCGATATTAATGCCACCGAGCAGATGACCCGCGATATTGAGCGGTCGATCGCCAGCCAGCCGGGGGTGGTCACCACCGTCTCCACCATCGGCCAGGGCAGTATGCGTTTTATTCTTACCTACAGCGGACAGCGGCAATATAGCAACTACGCGCAGATCATGGTGCGGATGGACGACCAGCGCAGTATCGCCCCGGTCACCCGCCATGTGGAAACCTGGATCGCCAGGAACTACCCGCAGGTGAACGCCAGCACCAAACGCATTATGTTCGGCCCTTCCGGCGATAGCGCGATTGAAGTGCGCATTAAGGGCCCCGACCCGGATACGCTGCGCATGCTGGCCAGCCAGGTGGGCGACATTCTCGCCGCGGATCCGGCGACCGACAGTGTGCGTAACGACTGGCAGAACCGTAGCAAGGTGATCCGCCCGCAGTACTCCCCGGCGCTGGGGCGCGAGCTGGGGGTGGATAAACAGGATATTGATAACGCGCTGGAGATGAATTTCTCCGGGAGTCGCGCCGGGTTATATCGTGAAGGGGCCGATCTGCTGCCAGTGATCGTCCGGCCGCCGCAAGCGGAGCGGCAGGATGCCAACCACCTGAATAATGTGCTGGTCTGGAGCCAAAGCCGCCAGCAGTATATCCCGCTGAGTAACGTCATCAATGGCTTCTCGCTCGAGTGGGAGGACCCGTTGATCCTTCGCCGGGATCGCACCCGGGTGCTCACGGTGCAGACCGATCCCAGCCCGCAAAGCGGCCAAACCTCGGGTGATATCCTCGCCCGGGTGAAACCGCGCATTGATGCGCTGCCGCTGCCGCACGGCTACCGCATTGAATGGGGTGGCGATGCCGAAAATTCCAGTGAAGCGCAGCAAGGGCTGTTCACGACCCTGCCGCTCGGCTATCTGGTGATGTTTATCATTACAGTGCTGATGTTCAGTTCGCTGAAAAACGCCGTCGCCATCTGGCTGACCGTCCCGCTGGCGCTGATCGGCGTTACGCCCGGGTTTTTGCTCACCGGCATTCCGTTTGGCTTTATGGCGTTAATCGGCTTGCTCAGCCTCAGCGGTATGCTGATCCGCAACGGCATTGTGCTGGTGGAAGAGATAGAGCAACAGAAACAGGAGAAAGATCAACGACAAGCTATTATTGATGCGGCAACCTCGCGTCTGCGGCCCATCCTGCTGACCGCCTTCACCACCGTGCTTGGCCTTGCCCCGCTGTTGCGCGATGTCTTTTTCCAGAGTATGGCGGTGGTGATTATGTTCGGGCTGGCCTTTGCCACCGTACTGACGCTGCTGGTTCTGCCGGTGATTTACGCTTGCTTCCACCATAAGGATATGACGCCTCAACGATGA
- a CDS encoding acyltransferase yields the protein MTAVTFFTIYNTWDRYDYDYHWILGLLTFISTIATPLFFVVAGYLDAQTRHDANWQIGKIKSVVIVFLFWVTVYYVWEPYQRGYLIQPWFIFALIVIYTFHPLIAWLSQRRGLFFVVVLTLLCCSYGYDLLSVLHPDKHLFSLPPQYRLWTWLLFYLTGQLFNDPKVTEWIRHPRVIKAAIIALPFVYLFTWFYERHFFFALFKADRNAFILTGSQIYILIVLLVIAANAVQFNKHRELKEAVLATVSKAMTGVYILHYSVFHLLVMLIPIHSLAAKLGVIALTFVLSVLISLAALSSSWLKKVITL from the coding sequence ATGACAGCGGTGACCTTTTTCACCATCTATAACACCTGGGATCGCTATGATTATGACTATCACTGGATCCTCGGGCTACTGACCTTTATCTCGACCATCGCGACGCCGCTGTTTTTTGTGGTGGCCGGTTATCTTGATGCGCAGACCCGCCACGATGCCAACTGGCAAATCGGTAAAATTAAAAGCGTGGTGATCGTCTTTCTGTTCTGGGTGACGGTCTATTATGTCTGGGAGCCTTACCAGCGCGGCTATCTGATCCAGCCCTGGTTTATTTTCGCCCTGATTGTCATCTACACCTTTCATCCGCTGATTGCCTGGCTCAGTCAGCGGCGCGGTCTGTTTTTCGTCGTGGTACTGACGCTGCTGTGCTGCTCCTATGGTTACGACCTGCTCTCGGTGCTCCACCCGGACAAACATCTTTTCAGCCTGCCGCCACAGTATCGCCTGTGGACCTGGTTACTGTTTTATTTAACCGGGCAGTTATTCAACGATCCAAAGGTCACGGAGTGGATACGTCATCCCCGGGTGATTAAAGCCGCAATTATCGCCCTGCCCTTTGTCTATTTATTTACCTGGTTTTATGAGCGTCATTTTTTCTTCGCGCTGTTTAAAGCCGATCGCAATGCGTTCATCCTGACCGGATCGCAAATTTATATTCTGATCGTCCTGCTGGTTATCGCCGCTAACGCTGTTCAGTTTAACAAGCACCGCGAGCTGAAGGAGGCGGTGCTGGCGACGGTCAGCAAAGCGATGACCGGGGTCTATATTCTGCACTACTCGGTATTTCATCTGCTGGTGATGCTGATCCCAATTCACTCATTAGCCGCAAAGCTTGGGGTGATCGCGCTGACCTTTGTGCTGTCGGTCCTCATCTCCCTTGCCGCGCTTTCCAGTTCCTGGCTCAAGAAGGTGATTACCCTGTAA
- a CDS encoding biofilm development regulator YmgB/AriR family protein, with the protein MHIKNTIPAEFVFNSALMKNIENTLIKQHRTINNERMITEIQHRLQTESNQILSDLYLQALDMLYSKPHH; encoded by the coding sequence ATGCATATTAAAAATACCATTCCAGCAGAGTTTGTCTTCAATTCAGCCCTGATGAAGAATATTGAAAATACGCTCATTAAGCAGCACAGAACGATTAATAATGAGCGGATGATTACGGAAATCCAGCACCGTCTGCAAACGGAAAGTAATCAAATACTCTCCGACCTCTATCTGCAGGCGCTGGATATGCTGTACAGCAAACCTCATCATTAA
- a CDS encoding helix-turn-helix transcriptional regulator, whose product MSHHNTCYRSEHYDLWFDNRFLLYGMSLILNNLPASYFRKKHVFFTSDNYFAVLQHDYNRRDTLFILLTEGNDLNFLSELPMLRLPADSTPEELKIFLHQPTRYYKTHPAPGASVQFTEREKKVIQLISNGEPVASIGRSLNLHIKTIYQIRLNLIKKLGCSGRTDFFNISRSEAFKSWSQIHL is encoded by the coding sequence ATGTCACACCATAATACTTGCTATCGTTCTGAGCATTACGACCTGTGGTTTGATAATCGTTTTCTTCTCTATGGGATGTCGCTGATTCTGAATAACCTGCCGGCATCTTACTTTCGTAAAAAACATGTTTTCTTTACCAGCGACAATTATTTCGCGGTACTGCAGCACGATTATAACCGTCGGGATACGTTATTTATTCTTTTAACCGAAGGTAACGATCTTAATTTTCTTAGTGAACTCCCTATGCTGCGGTTGCCGGCAGACTCAACGCCGGAAGAATTAAAAATCTTCCTGCATCAGCCCACCCGCTATTACAAAACCCACCCAGCGCCGGGCGCTTCGGTGCAGTTTACTGAGCGGGAAAAGAAAGTTATCCAGCTTATCAGTAATGGCGAACCGGTCGCCAGCATTGGTCGGTCACTCAATCTGCATATCAAAACCATTTATCAGATCCGGCTGAATCTGATTAAAAAGCTCGGCTGTAGCGGTAGGACCGATTTTTTTAATATCAGCCGTAGCGAGGCCTTTAAATCCTGGAGTCAGATCCACCTGTAA
- a CDS encoding MerR family transcriptional regulator — MAFYSIGEVAERCGINPVTLRAWQRRYGLLKPQRSEGGHRQFDEEDILRIEEIKRWIERGVSVGKVKALLEDNLPVARDESAHLQEEMMSILRYMQPARIRAKLMALSHQHPVDTLIDSLLVPVRQRLKLDQNTSLVISSLLDGLLIDCVALFLAEARKKNGKETLLVGWSNEDRTRLWLEAWRLSQRGWHVNVLSEPLESPRPELFPGQHIFVWTGRAATPLQEELLSHWQEQGFSIHFHGNN; from the coding sequence ATGGCGTTTTACAGTATCGGTGAAGTCGCCGAACGTTGCGGAATCAATCCGGTCACACTGCGCGCCTGGCAGCGGCGTTACGGGCTACTGAAACCGCAACGCAGCGAAGGCGGGCATCGACAGTTTGATGAAGAAGATATCCTGCGCATTGAAGAGATCAAGCGCTGGATAGAGCGCGGTGTGTCCGTGGGGAAGGTCAAAGCGCTGCTGGAGGATAACCTGCCGGTGGCGCGCGATGAATCCGCGCATCTTCAGGAAGAGATGATGTCTATTCTGCGTTATATGCAGCCCGCCAGAATCCGTGCCAAATTAATGGCGCTGAGTCATCAACACCCCGTCGACACCCTTATTGATAGCCTGTTAGTGCCGGTACGTCAGCGCCTCAAGCTCGATCAGAATACCTCGCTGGTGATTAGCAGCCTGCTGGACGGTCTGCTCATTGACTGCGTAGCGCTGTTTCTCGCCGAAGCGCGTAAAAAAAATGGCAAAGAGACGCTGCTGGTGGGCTGGAGCAATGAAGACCGGACGCGTCTGTGGCTGGAGGCATGGCGCCTTTCCCAGCGCGGCTGGCATGTAAACGTCCTCTCCGAGCCGCTGGAGTCGCCACGGCCCGAGCTGTTCCCCGGGCAGCATATCTTCGTCTGGACCGGACGCGCTGCCACGCCACTGCAGGAAGAGCTGCTCAGCCACTGGCAGGAGCAGGGCTTCAGCATCCATTTTCACGGGAATAATTAA